Proteins found in one Salmo trutta unplaced genomic scaffold, fSalTru1.1, whole genome shotgun sequence genomic segment:
- the LOC115183725 gene encoding transmembrane protein 178B-like yields the protein MAAGKLLLYAGLSLSLCALGMLAVAICSDHWYETDARRYRERCRSFSSRKNPGFIYIPNNSLPLRASRSRLDRWEDKLLLARNRRQLFAMSAADECSRQYNSTNMGLWSKCHRLGFDQDIEDLIRK from the coding sequence ATGGCTGCTGGGAAGTTACTGCTCTACGCCggcctgtccctctctctgtgcgcCCTAGGAATGCTAGCGGTGGCAATCTGTTCCGACCACTGGTACGAGACTGACGCGCGGAGGTACCGGGAGCGCTGTCGGAGCTTCTCCAGCCGTAAGAACCCAGGATTTATCTACATCCCCAACAACAGCCTACCTCTGCGGGCTAGCCGCTCCAGACTGGACCGCTGGGAGGACAAGCTGCTCCTAGCCCGGAACAGAAGGCAGCTGTTCGCTATGTCCGCCGCGGACGAGTGTAGTAGGCAGTACAACTCCACCAACATGGGACTGTGGAGCAAATGCCACCGACTGGGCTTCGACCAGGACATAGAAGACCTCATTCGCAAAG